A region from the Pelodiscus sinensis isolate JC-2024 chromosome 11, ASM4963464v1, whole genome shotgun sequence genome encodes:
- the TCTA gene encoding T-cell leukemia translocation-altered gene protein, which translates to MAEPWPGWEAPGRALRGLAWLGQEFAADWAAQDLRAALFQLLLLWLGLSLLGIHLAWRWHGARVSRLCCRPGTGGQNGGTPDGSSHFSTWDSSSDEAAKTHRE; encoded by the exons ATGGCGGAGCCGTGGCCGGGCTGGGaggcgccgggccgggcgctgcggggtctggcctggctggggcaggagttcgCGGCCGACTGGGCGGCCCAGGACCTGCGGGCCGCGctcttccagctgctgctgctctggctgggcctcAGCCTGCTGGGCATCCACCTGGCCTGGCGCTGGCACGGGGCCCGCGTCAGCCGCCTCTGCTGCCGCCCAG GCACAGGCGGCCAGAACGGAGGAACCCCTGATGGCTCTTCGCATTTCTCCACCTG GGACAGCTCCAGCGACGAGGCTGCGAAGACGCACAGGGAGTGA
- the NICN1 gene encoding nicolin-1 isoform X2 codes for MLDGAAGAEPGTRSEVRAPPRPPGPGASPRPGPAPAAARSPVALQVGDARTELARPGVFVIDLLPPPARPLDLQEIVFKNFYTAFLTVRVLRCHVSDGGREGARKWVTCLRNHCLMPSPHTEAGSQDYFSLSRHQMLCDVDQVTAVRLILRQPSPVWLHFTLEELQLYPRVQQSLQTDFPSWLSHLAPQQQPANLHRGVPDPEKVSTEVQRLWVLTEMIRANQTAARIGRFDMAATTSICSPTPERSSHWPPPCPDKGVCAPSASSTASPRLLHTLLFASLLLPAAFSSPGTAQVPCSEPAAVSPPSDACALWPAVRRRPLPGRTDESCCRWDLGCAKPSDVPGSGNAVTALRPCPSGPELAQCRRSLVTSTTPVAVQ; via the exons ATGTTGGATGGAGCCGCCGGCGCCGAGCCCGGGACCCGGAGCGAGGtgagagcccccccccgccccccgggacccGGAGCGAG cccgcggcccggcccggccccggcggCCGCGCGCAGCCCGGTGGCGCTGCAGGTGGGGGACGCGAGGACGGAGCTGGCCCGGCCCGGCGTCTTCGTCATCGACCTGCTCCCGCCGCCCGCCCGGCCGCTGGAT TTGCAGGAGATCGTCTTTAAGAACTTCTACACGGCTTTCCTGACCGTGCGGGTGCTGCGGTGCCACGTCTCTGATGGGGGACGTGAGGGTGCCAGGAAGTGGGTCACCTGCTTGAGAAATCACTGCCTGATGCCCAGCCCGCACACAGAGGCTGGCTCCCAGGATTACTTCTCTCTCTCCAGGCATCAG ATGCTGTGTGACGTGGATCAGGTGACCGCTGTGCGTCTGATCCTTCGCCAGCCCTCACCCGTTTGGCTGCACTTCACCCTGGAGGAGCTGCAGCTCTACCCCCGGGTTCAGCAG AGCCTGCAGACAGACTTCCCCTCCTGGCTGTCCCACctggccccccagcagcagccagcaaaccTACACAGG GGTGTCCCCGACCCAGAGAAGGTGTCTACAGAAGTCCAGCGCCTGTGGGTACTGACGGAGATGATCCGCGCCAACCAGACAGCAGCCCGGATTGGGCGCTTTGAC ATGGCTGCTACGACATCAATCTGCTCTCCTACACCTGAGCGCAGCTCGCACTGGCCGCCTCCCTGCCCAGACAAAGGCGTCTGCGCTCCCTCAGCCTCCTCCACGGCATCTCCCAGGCTTCTGCACACCCTGCTGTTTGCCAGCCTGCTTCTCCCTGCAGCGTTCTCCTCTCCCGGCACTGCACAGGTGCCCTGTTCTGAGCCAGCGGCTGTGTCTCCGCCTTCTGATGCCTGCGCTCTGTGGCCGGCTGTTCGGCGCAGGCCCCTGCCGGGAAGAACCGATGAATCCTGCTGCCGGTGGGACCTGGGGTGTGCAAAGCCAAGTGATGTGCCGGGCTCAGGGAACGCAGTTACTGCCCTGCGGCCATGCCCCTCTGGACCTGAGCTTGCCCAGTGCAGACGTTCCCTGGTCACAAGTACCACCCCTGTGGCTGTGCAGtag
- the NICN1 gene encoding nicolin-1 isoform X1, producing the protein METGGRGIPASSAPEPCWMEPPAPSPGPGASPRPGPAPAAARSPVALQVGDARTELARPGVFVIDLLPPPARPLDLQEIVFKNFYTAFLTVRVLRCHVSDGGREGARKWVTCLRNHCLMPSPHTEAGSQDYFSLSRHQMLCDVDQVTAVRLILRQPSPVWLHFTLEELQLYPRVQQSLQTDFPSWLSHLAPQQQPANLHRGVPDPEKVSTEVQRLWVLTEMIRANQTAARIGRFDMAATTSICSPTPERSSHWPPPCPDKGVCAPSASSTASPRLLHTLLFASLLLPAAFSSPGTAQVPCSEPAAVSPPSDACALWPAVRRRPLPGRTDESCCRWDLGCAKPSDVPGSGNAVTALRPCPSGPELAQCRRSLVTSTTPVAVQ; encoded by the exons ATGGAAACCGGGGGGCGGGGAATACCCGCTAGCTCCGCCCCGGAGCCATGTTGGATGGAGCCGCCGGCGCCGAGCCCGGGACCCGGAGCGAG cccgcggcccggcccggccccggcggCCGCGCGCAGCCCGGTGGCGCTGCAGGTGGGGGACGCGAGGACGGAGCTGGCCCGGCCCGGCGTCTTCGTCATCGACCTGCTCCCGCCGCCCGCCCGGCCGCTGGAT TTGCAGGAGATCGTCTTTAAGAACTTCTACACGGCTTTCCTGACCGTGCGGGTGCTGCGGTGCCACGTCTCTGATGGGGGACGTGAGGGTGCCAGGAAGTGGGTCACCTGCTTGAGAAATCACTGCCTGATGCCCAGCCCGCACACAGAGGCTGGCTCCCAGGATTACTTCTCTCTCTCCAGGCATCAG ATGCTGTGTGACGTGGATCAGGTGACCGCTGTGCGTCTGATCCTTCGCCAGCCCTCACCCGTTTGGCTGCACTTCACCCTGGAGGAGCTGCAGCTCTACCCCCGGGTTCAGCAG AGCCTGCAGACAGACTTCCCCTCCTGGCTGTCCCACctggccccccagcagcagccagcaaaccTACACAGG GGTGTCCCCGACCCAGAGAAGGTGTCTACAGAAGTCCAGCGCCTGTGGGTACTGACGGAGATGATCCGCGCCAACCAGACAGCAGCCCGGATTGGGCGCTTTGAC ATGGCTGCTACGACATCAATCTGCTCTCCTACACCTGAGCGCAGCTCGCACTGGCCGCCTCCCTGCCCAGACAAAGGCGTCTGCGCTCCCTCAGCCTCCTCCACGGCATCTCCCAGGCTTCTGCACACCCTGCTGTTTGCCAGCCTGCTTCTCCCTGCAGCGTTCTCCTCTCCCGGCACTGCACAGGTGCCCTGTTCTGAGCCAGCGGCTGTGTCTCCGCCTTCTGATGCCTGCGCTCTGTGGCCGGCTGTTCGGCGCAGGCCCCTGCCGGGAAGAACCGATGAATCCTGCTGCCGGTGGGACCTGGGGTGTGCAAAGCCAAGTGATGTGCCGGGCTCAGGGAACGCAGTTACTGCCCTGCGGCCATGCCCCTCTGGACCTGAGCTTGCCCAGTGCAGACGTTCCCTGGTCACAAGTACCACCCCTGTGGCTGTGCAGtag
- the NICN1 gene encoding nicolin-1 isoform X3 has protein sequence METGGRGIPASSAPEPCWMEPPAPSPGPGASPRPGPAPAAARSPVALQVGDARTELARPGVFVIDLLPPPARPLDLQEIVFKNFYTAFLTVRVLRCHVSDGGREGARKWVTCLRNHCLMPSPHTEAGSQDYFSLSRHQMLCDVDQVTAVRLILRQPSPVWLHFTLEELQLYPRVQQSLQTDFPSWLSHLAPQQQPANLHRGVPDPEKVSTEVQRLWVLTEMIRANQTAARIGRFDVDGCYDINLLSYT, from the exons ATGGAAACCGGGGGGCGGGGAATACCCGCTAGCTCCGCCCCGGAGCCATGTTGGATGGAGCCGCCGGCGCCGAGCCCGGGACCCGGAGCGAG cccgcggcccggcccggccccggcggCCGCGCGCAGCCCGGTGGCGCTGCAGGTGGGGGACGCGAGGACGGAGCTGGCCCGGCCCGGCGTCTTCGTCATCGACCTGCTCCCGCCGCCCGCCCGGCCGCTGGAT TTGCAGGAGATCGTCTTTAAGAACTTCTACACGGCTTTCCTGACCGTGCGGGTGCTGCGGTGCCACGTCTCTGATGGGGGACGTGAGGGTGCCAGGAAGTGGGTCACCTGCTTGAGAAATCACTGCCTGATGCCCAGCCCGCACACAGAGGCTGGCTCCCAGGATTACTTCTCTCTCTCCAGGCATCAG ATGCTGTGTGACGTGGATCAGGTGACCGCTGTGCGTCTGATCCTTCGCCAGCCCTCACCCGTTTGGCTGCACTTCACCCTGGAGGAGCTGCAGCTCTACCCCCGGGTTCAGCAG AGCCTGCAGACAGACTTCCCCTCCTGGCTGTCCCACctggccccccagcagcagccagcaaaccTACACAGG GGTGTCCCCGACCCAGAGAAGGTGTCTACAGAAGTCCAGCGCCTGTGGGTACTGACGGAGATGATCCGCGCCAACCAGACAGCAGCCCGGATTGGGCGCTTTGAC GTAGATGGCTGCTACGACATCAATCTGCTCTCCTACACCTGA
- the AMT gene encoding aminomethyltransferase, mitochondrial codes for MLRAGGRAALRVGLRGWEPGAGGPRRCSSGPDGLKQTPLHAFHQQQGGRMVNFAGWSMPLQYGPGHLESHLHTRRHCSLFDVSHMLQTKVFGRDRVKFMESLVVGDIAELKPDQGTLSLFTSEEGGILDDLIVTSTSEQHLYVVSNAGCRAKDWALMRGRAQELQAAGADVHLEISENALLAVQGPSAARVLQAGVSDDLSKLPFMSSAVMGVFGVPGCRVTRCGYTGEDGVEISVPTGHAVELAELLLKDPEVQLAGLAARDSLRLEAGLCLYGSDIDETTTPVEAALVWTLGKRRRAAMDFPGAAVIVSQIHGNVTRKRVGLTSTGPPIRPHTPILSPEGRPIGEVTSGCPSPCLKKNVAMGYVAGEHSRVGTALMVEVRKKSCPALVTKMPFVPTRYHTLK; via the exons ATGCTGCGGGCGGGCGGCCGGGCTGCGCTGCGGGtcgggctccggggctgggagcccggggcgggcgggccgcGACGCTGCAGTTCCGGGCCG GATGGCCTGAAGCAGACACCCCTCCACGCCTTCCaccagcagcagggaggcaggatGGTGAACTTTGCTGGCTGGAGCATGCCCCTGCAGTACGGGCCAGGCCACCTGGAGTCTCACCTGCACACGCGCCGGCACTGCTCACTCTTCGACGTCTCCCACATGCTGCAG ACCAAGGTGTTTGGCCGGGACCGGGTGAAGTTCATGGAAAGCCTGGTGGTTGGGGACATCGCGGAGCTGAAACCGGACCAG ggcactctctctctcttcaccaGTGAGGAGGGAGGCATCCTTGACGACCTGATTGTGACCAGCACCTCGGAGCAGCACCTCTACGTGGTGTCCAACGCCGGCTGCAGGGCCAAGGACTGGGCTCTCATGCGG GGCCGAGCACAGGAGCTGCAGGCCGCGGGTGCAGACGTGCACCTGGAGATCTCGGAGAACGCGCTGCTGGCTGTACAAG GTCCCTCGGCGGCGCGGGTGCTGCAGGCGGGCGTGTCGGACGACCTGAGCAAGCTGCCCTTCATGAGCAGCGCCGTGATGGGCGTGTTCGGGGTGCCCGGCTGCAGGGTGACGCGCTGCGGCTACACCGGAGAGGATGGCGTAGAG ATCTCCGTGCCCACGGGGCACGCCGTGGAGCTGGCGGAGCTGCTGCTCAAGGACCCCGAAGTGCAgctggcggggctggcagccagggacAGCCTGCGCCTGGAGGCCGGGCTCTGTCTCTATGGCAGCGACATTGACGAGACAACCACCCCCGTGGAGGCAGCTTTGGTGTGGACCTTGG GAAAGCGGCGCCGTGCAGCCATGGACTTCCCGGGGGCCGCTGTCATCGTGTCCCAGATCCACGGGAACGTGACGCGGAAGCGCGTGGGGCTGACCTCCACGGGGCCCCCCATCCGGCCACACACGCCCATCCTGAGCCCGGAGGGCAGACCCATCG GTGAAGTGACCagcggctgcccctccccctgcctgaagAAGAACGTGGCCATGGGCTACGTGGCAGGCGAGCACAGCCGGGTGGGCACGGCGCTGATGGTGGAGGTGCGGAAGaagagctgccctgccctggtCACCAAGATGCCCTTTGTGCCCACCCGCTACCACACCCTCAAATGA
- the UBA7 gene encoding ubiquitin-like modifier-activating enzyme 7 — protein sequence MRRSGSLGEIDEGLYSRQLYVLGPAAMRRLADTTVLVSGMKGLGVEIAKNIILAGVKSVTVHDPGKAQWSDLSSQFFLSESDIGRNRALASQRHLAELNSYVPVTTATGELAESFLAAFQVVVLTNSPLEEQLRVSDICHAHNIRFVLADTKGLAGQLFCDFGEDFVVNEPSEAEPVCAYVQHISQGRPGVVTCGDGQGHGHGFADGDFVTFSGVEGMSQLNGCEPRAVRVLGEFTLEIGDTSSFAPYQRGGVLTQVTVPQKHSYEPLRAALVEPKLKGMDDRGRSLHLAFQALHAFAAETGRLPRPRAQADAERLLELARGLAVQQELLDEGLVRSFAHVSAGELSPMATLLGGLASQEVLKAASGKFLPLAQWLYVDALDCLPEPGTALLTEKTCAPRGSRYDGQVAVFGADFQERLGRQKYFVVGAGAIGCELLKTFAMIGLAAGEGGSITVTDMDTIERSNLSRQLLFRPQDVGKLKSETAAAAVRRMNPAIRVLAQAQHVGPDTEALYGDHFFPALDGVANALDSMQARAYVDGRCIRYLKPLLDSGTEGTKGHVQVVVPHLTQPFGSPLDSAETAVPLCTLRHFPSTIEHTLQWARDEFDGLFKVPAENINKYLEDPAFLEGQQVMEVLEGVRSSLQETPRSWQDCVRWARWRWESLYHQAVLQLLHAFPPGHEISPGIPFWVPPKRCPQPLEFDYDNSTHMGYIMAAASLFAQMHRLQVPRDRVVARETLQAMAVPPFRPKEGVRIPVTEEELAQAPAGGDEEQLAALRQELAALRQELLEGRGSGPCLMEPIHFEKDDESNGHVDFIMAASNLRAENYGIAPADWHKSKRVAGRIVPAIATTTAAVAGLACLELYKLVWGHRHLHSYRNSFLQLAEPLLARFPPLPPPASYKYGQETWSCWHRVEVPGVGADGEELSLQALLDQLQGPHGLPVRRVLCGAATLYASAWAEQKRQAQLARRLTQLAGSAPGAAGQPPRILVLELIGENEQDDDVLPPVHVWLPCAEQAGPA from the exons ATGAGACGCTCCGGGAGCCTGGGCGAGATCGACGAGGGCCTCTACTCCCGGCAGCT CTACGTGCTGGGCCCGGCGGCCATGCGGCGGCTGGCAGACACCACGGTGCTGGTGTCGGGGATGAAGGGGCTGGGTGTGGAGATTGCCAAGAACATCATCCTGGCCGGGGTGAAATCCGTCACCGTGCATGACCCGGGCAAGGCCCAGTGGAGCGACCTCTCCTCGCAG ttcTTCCTCTCCGAGAGCGACATAGGCCGGAACCGGGCCCTGGCCTCCCAGCGGCACCTGGCTGAGCTCAACAGCTACGTGCCTGTGACCACTGCCACCGGGGAGCTGGCCGAGAGCTTCCTGGCAGCCTTCCAG GTGGTGGTTCTGACCAACTCGCCCCTGGAGGAGCAGCTGCGCGTCAGCGACATCTGCCATGCTCACAACATCCGCTTCGTCCTGGCTGACACCAAGGGGCTGGCCGG GCAGCTGTTCTGTGACTTCGGGGAGGACTTTGTAGTGAACGAGCCCTCGGAGGCTGAGCCCGTCTGCGCCTACGTCCAGCACATCTCCCAG GGCAGGCCTGGGGTGGTGACCTGTGGGGACGGGCAGGGCCATGGCCATGGCTTTGCAGATGGCGACTTTGTGACTTTCTCAGGCGTGGAGGGCATGAGCCAGCTGAATGGGTGCGAGCCCCGTGCCGTCCGTGTGCTGG GGGAGTTCACACTGGAGATCGGGGACACGAGTTCCTTTGCCCCGTACCAGCGCGGTGGAGTCCTCACCCAGGtgactgtgccccagaagcactCCTAC GAGCCCCTGAGAGCAGCCCTGGTGGAGCCGAAGCTCAAGGGCATGGACGACCGAGGGCGCAGCTTGCACCTGGCCTTCCAGGCACTGCACGCCTTTGCCGCGGAGACAGGACGCctgccccggcccagagcccag GCGGATGCCGAGAGGCTGCTGGAGCTGGCGCGAGGCCTGGCCgtgcagcaggagctgctggacgAGGGGCTGGTGCGGTCGTTTGCCCACGTGAGCGCAGGGGAGCTGAGCCCCATGGCCACCCTCCTTGGGGGCCTGGCTTCCCAGGAGGTCCTGAAG gcagcctcgggGAAGTTCCTGCCGCTGGCGCAGTGGCTGTACGTGGATGCGCTGGACTGCCTGCCCGAGCCGGGCACCGCGCTGCTGACCGAGAAGACCTGTGCCCCG cgagGCAGCCGCTACGATGGGCAGGTTGCCGTGTTCGGGGCTGACTTCCAAGAGAGGCTGGGCCGGCAGAAATACTTTGTG GTGGGAGCAGGCGCCATTGGCTGCGAGCTGCTGAAGACCTTTGCAATGATTGGGCTGGCGGCTGGCGAGGGTGGGAGCATCACCGTGACGGACATGGACACCATCGAGCGCTCCAACCTCAGCCGGCAGCTGCTGTTCCGCCCACAGGATGTGGGG AAGCTGAAGTCAGAGACGGCGGCGGCGGCCGTGCGGCGCATGAACCCCGCGATCAGGGTGCTGGCCCAGGCGCAGCACGTGGGGCCCGACACGGAGGCGCTCTACGGGGACCACTTCTTCCCAGCCCTGGATGGCGTGGCCAACGCCCTGGACAGCATGCAGGCCC GGGCCTATGTGGACGGTCGCTGCATCCGCTACCTCAAGCCCCTGCTGGACTCGGGCACTGAGGGCACCAAGGGCCACGTTCAGGTCGTTGTGCCCCACCTGACCCAGCCCTTTGGGAGCCCCCTGGACTCTGCCGAGACAGCTGTGCCCCTGTGCACCCTGCGCCACTTCCCCAGCACCATCGAGCACACCCTGCAG tgggCCCGGGATGAGTTTGACGGGCTCTTCAAGGTGCCTGCAGAGAATATCAACAAATACCTGGA GGACCCGGCCTTCCTGGAGGGCCAGCAGGTGATGGAGGTCCTGGAGGGCGTGcgcagcagcctgcaggagacGCCGCGCAGCTGGCAGGACTGTGTGCGCTGGGCCCGGTGGCGCTGGGAGAGCCTCTATCACCAAGCGGTCCTGCAGCTGCTACATGCTTTCCCGCCTGGCCAC GAGATCAGCCCTGGGATCCCCTTCTGGGTGCCGCCCAAGAGatgcccccagcccctggagtTTGACTACGACAAT AGCACCCACATGGGGTACATCATGGCCGCTGCCAGCCTCTTTGCCCAGATGCACCGACTCCAGGTGCCCCGGGACCGGGTGGTGGCCAGGGAGACACTGCAAGCCATGGCCGTGCCGCCCTTCCGGCCGAAGGAGGGGGTGCGGATCCCTGTCACGGAGGAGGAGCTGGCGCAGGCGCCCGCCGGGGGCG ACGAGGAGCAGCTGGCGGCGCTGAGGCAGGAGCTGGCGGCGCtgaggcaggagctgctggagggcagggggagcggccCCTGCCTCATGGAGCCCATCCACTTTGAGAAG GACGATGAAAGCAACGGCCACGTGGACTTCATCATGGCTGCGTCCAACCTGCGGGCAGAGAACTACGGCATCGCCCCTGCCGACTGGCACAAG AGCAAGCGGGTGGCTGGCAGGATCGTGCCTGCCATTGCCACCACCACGGCAGCAGTGGCCGGCCTGGCCTGCCTGGAGCTCTACAAGCTGGTGTGGGGGCACCGGCACCTCCACTCCTACCGCaacagcttcctgcagctggcGGAGCCGCTGCTCGCCCGCTTCCCGCCCCTGCCGCCCCCCGCCAGCTACAAG TACGGCCAGGAGACATGGAGCTGCTGGCATCGGGTCGAGGTGCCAGGCGTCGGTGCCGATGGGGAGGAGCTGAGCCTGCAGGCGCTCTTGGACCAGCTGCAG GGGCCACACGGCCTGCCTGTGCGCAGGGTGCTGTGTGGAGCAGCCACCCTCTACGCCAGCGCCTGGGCCGAGCAGAAACGCCAGGCACAGCTCGCCCGCAG